One window of Oligoflexus sp. genomic DNA carries:
- a CDS encoding DUF1731 domain-containing protein — EESGPGSHFLSAVCQDWEDAARSVPADRLVILRVGVVVGPNGGVMEKLRPLFAAGLGGRLGDGRQYMSWIHRDDLVTMYSEALKDKSWTGIYNAVSPEPVTNRVFTKTLGKVLHRPAVFNAPAFAMRAAMGEMSDMVLKSQKVLPKRLLERSFRFRFPTLHGALEDAGTYHRLETEQFLARPLSDVFQFFCDPHNLERITPKSLNFKIETISSPAISAGTTITYRLRLHGVPFRWKTLIKEWEPGRYFIDTQEKGPYAVWHHTHRFHEVPGGTLMTDEVKYQVPLGWLGESTALPFVRSEVRKIFQHRRTVIDQIFPRGASRKAV, encoded by the coding sequence GAGGAATCGGGGCCGGGCTCGCACTTTCTATCGGCTGTATGCCAGGATTGGGAAGACGCCGCGCGCTCTGTACCTGCCGATCGGCTGGTGATTTTGCGAGTGGGCGTCGTGGTCGGGCCGAACGGAGGCGTGATGGAAAAATTGCGTCCTCTCTTTGCCGCCGGACTCGGAGGGCGTTTAGGAGACGGCCGTCAGTACATGAGCTGGATTCATCGCGACGATCTTGTCACGATGTATAGCGAGGCTCTGAAGGACAAAAGCTGGACGGGAATCTATAACGCGGTCAGTCCTGAGCCTGTCACCAATCGCGTTTTCACCAAAACTCTCGGCAAGGTCCTGCACCGGCCGGCCGTGTTTAACGCTCCTGCATTCGCCATGCGCGCGGCCATGGGTGAGATGAGCGACATGGTGCTGAAAAGTCAAAAGGTCCTTCCGAAACGTCTCTTGGAACGAAGCTTCCGTTTTCGATTTCCGACGCTGCATGGCGCGTTGGAAGACGCGGGAACCTATCATCGTCTGGAAACCGAGCAGTTCCTTGCCCGGCCCCTTTCCGATGTTTTCCAGTTCTTCTGCGATCCTCACAATCTGGAGCGCATTACGCCGAAGTCTTTGAATTTCAAGATCGAGACGATCAGCAGTCCGGCCATCAGCGCTGGAACCACGATCACCTATCGTTTGCGCCTTCACGGTGTGCCCTTCCGTTGGAAGACTCTGATCAAGGAATGGGAGCCCGGACGCTATTTCATTGATACTCAGGAAAAGGGGCCCTATGCGGTCTGGCATCATACTCATCGCTTTCATGAAGTTCCTGGCGGAACCCTCATGACGGACGAAGTGAAGTACCAGGTGCCCCTGGGATGGCTCGGAGAAAGCACGGCGCTGCCTTTCGTTCGTAGTGAAGTTCGGAAGATTTTTCAGCACCGTCGGACGGTTATCGATCAAATCTTTCCCCGCGGCGCATCGCGAAAAGCGGTTTAA